Proteins encoded together in one Bacteroides ovatus window:
- a CDS encoding RNA polymerase sigma-70 factor — protein MSQSPIYLDINNNKSVITALKAGEEKVFDVVYRHYFRRLCAFCSQYVGEQEEIEEIVQETMMWLWENRCTLMEELTLKTLLFTIVKNKALNRLSHFEIKRKVHQEIVDKYDSEFNNPDFYLSDELFRLYEEALKKLPKEYLEAYEMNRNQHLTHKEIAEKLNVSPQTINYRIGQALKLLRVALKDYLPLFILIFGPNFFEQS, from the coding sequence ATGTCACAATCTCCGATATATTTGGATATTAATAATAATAAGTCCGTTATCACTGCCCTAAAAGCAGGAGAAGAAAAAGTTTTTGACGTCGTCTACAGACATTATTTCCGTAGGCTATGTGCTTTTTGTTCCCAGTATGTAGGTGAGCAGGAAGAAATAGAGGAGATTGTACAAGAAACGATGATGTGGCTGTGGGAAAATCGTTGCACTCTTATGGAAGAGCTGACACTCAAAACACTTCTTTTTACGATTGTCAAGAACAAAGCTCTCAACCGTCTTTCCCATTTTGAGATCAAACGAAAAGTTCATCAGGAAATCGTTGATAAATATGATAGTGAGTTCAATAACCCGGACTTCTATTTGAGTGATGAGCTTTTCCGTTTATATGAAGAAGCACTAAAAAAACTTCCGAAAGAATATCTCGAAGCTTACGAGATGAACCGCAATCAACATCTGACGCATAAAGAAATTGCCGAGAAGCTGAATGTATCTCCACAAACGATTAATTACAGGATTGGACAAGCCTTAAAGTTATTGCGAGTAGCTTTAAAAGACTATCTACCCTTATTCATACTTATTTTCGGACCTAATTTTTTCGAACAATCATGA